The Streptomyces sp. NBC_00691 genome has a segment encoding these proteins:
- a CDS encoding Fur family transcriptional regulator: protein MSDLLERLRAHGWRMTSQRRVVAEVLDGEHVHLTADEVHARAAERLPEISRATVYNILGELGRLGEVVEVSVHGRAKRYDPNAHRPHQHLVCSGCGTVRDVHPTGDPVAGLAALPAEDRFGFTVTEAEVTYWGLCPECAPGTPHPPR from the coding sequence ATGAGCGACCTGTTGGAGCGGCTGCGGGCGCACGGCTGGCGGATGACCTCCCAGCGACGGGTCGTCGCCGAGGTCCTCGACGGCGAGCACGTCCACCTCACGGCCGACGAGGTGCACGCCCGCGCGGCGGAGCGGCTGCCGGAGATCTCCCGGGCGACCGTCTACAACATCCTGGGCGAACTGGGCCGGCTCGGCGAGGTCGTGGAGGTCTCCGTCCACGGCCGCGCGAAGCGGTACGACCCGAACGCGCACCGGCCGCACCAGCACCTGGTGTGCTCGGGCTGCGGCACGGTCCGGGACGTCCACCCGACCGGCGACCCGGTGGCCGGGCTGGCCGCCCTCCCGGCGGAGGACCGGTTCGGCTTCACGGTGACCGAGGCCGAGGTCACCTACTGGGGGCTGTGCCCGGAGTGCGCTCCGGGCACGCCGCACCCCCCACGGTGA
- the katG gene encoding catalase/peroxidase HPI, giving the protein MSGSESENPAIPSPAPKDTRPRTNRDWWPNQLDLTVLHQHSPQASPMDEDFDYAAEFATLDVEALKQDVFEVMTASQDWWPADYGHYGPLFIRMSWHAAGTYRIEDGRGGGGSGAQRFAPLNSWPDNASLDKARRLLWPVKQKYGRKISWADLLVFAGNCAMESMGFKTFGFGFGREDIWEPEEVFWGPEDTWLGDERYSGDRELTGPFGAVQMGLIYVNPEGPNGNPDPLAAARDIRETFGRMAMNDEETAALIIGGHTFGKCHGAVDPSCIGAEPEGAPLEQQGIGWRSTCGSGTGADALTSGLEGAWTTAPTRWDNGFLDNLFRYDWELTTSPAGAQQWTPTDPAAQGTVPDAHDPSRRHAPIMLTTDLSLKLDPVYGPIAKRFHENPDQLADAFARAWYKLLHRDMGPVSRYLGPWIPEQQLWQDPVPAADHALVTDADVADLKRRILDSGLSVSQLATTAWASAASFRGTDKRGGANGARIRLAPQKDWEANALPEVTETVTALDRIGREFNDGQSGGVRISLADMIVLGGCAAVEQAAKSAGHDITVPFSPGRTDASQEQTDVESFAVLEPRADGFRNYLRAGEKLSPETLLLDRANLLTLTAPEMTVLVGGMRALNTGFRTSRHGVFTDRPEVLTNDFFVNLLDMGTEWKPSTATENVYEGRSRATGEVLWTATAADLVFGSNSQLRALAEVYGSRDAGEKFVRDFAAAWTKVMDLDRFDLA; this is encoded by the coding sequence GTGTCCGGCAGCGAAAGCGAGAACCCGGCAATCCCCTCCCCGGCCCCGAAGGACACGCGTCCCCGGACGAACCGGGACTGGTGGCCGAACCAGCTGGACCTCACGGTCCTCCACCAGCACTCGCCCCAGGCCAGCCCGATGGACGAGGACTTCGACTACGCGGCCGAGTTCGCGACCCTGGACGTCGAGGCGCTGAAGCAGGACGTCTTCGAGGTGATGACGGCCTCGCAGGACTGGTGGCCCGCCGACTACGGCCACTACGGGCCGCTCTTCATCCGGATGAGCTGGCACGCGGCGGGGACGTACCGCATCGAGGACGGCCGGGGAGGCGGCGGCTCCGGAGCGCAGCGTTTCGCGCCGCTCAACAGCTGGCCGGACAACGCCAGCCTCGACAAGGCACGCCGACTGCTGTGGCCGGTCAAGCAGAAGTACGGCCGGAAGATCTCCTGGGCCGATCTTCTGGTTTTCGCCGGTAACTGCGCCATGGAATCCATGGGATTCAAGACGTTCGGATTCGGCTTCGGCCGTGAGGACATCTGGGAGCCCGAGGAGGTCTTCTGGGGCCCCGAGGACACCTGGCTCGGAGATGAGCGCTACAGCGGCGACCGGGAACTCACCGGTCCTTTCGGCGCCGTGCAGATGGGCCTGATCTACGTCAATCCCGAGGGCCCCAACGGAAATCCGGATCCCCTCGCCGCGGCCCGTGACATCCGTGAGACGTTCGGCCGCATGGCCATGAACGACGAGGAGACGGCCGCGCTGATCATCGGCGGCCACACCTTCGGCAAGTGCCACGGCGCGGTCGACCCCTCCTGCATCGGTGCGGAGCCGGAGGGCGCCCCCCTCGAACAGCAGGGCATCGGCTGGCGCAGCACCTGCGGCAGCGGCACCGGCGCCGACGCGCTCACCAGCGGCCTGGAGGGCGCGTGGACCACCGCGCCGACGCGGTGGGACAACGGCTTCCTGGACAACCTCTTCCGGTACGACTGGGAGCTGACGACGAGCCCGGCCGGCGCCCAGCAGTGGACCCCCACGGACCCCGCGGCCCAGGGCACGGTGCCCGACGCCCACGATCCGTCGAGGCGCCACGCTCCGATCATGCTGACGACGGACCTGTCGCTGAAGCTCGATCCGGTCTACGGGCCGATCGCGAAGCGCTTCCATGAGAACCCGGACCAGCTCGCGGACGCCTTCGCCCGCGCCTGGTACAAGCTCCTGCACCGCGACATGGGTCCCGTCTCGCGGTACCTCGGCCCGTGGATCCCCGAGCAGCAGCTGTGGCAGGACCCGGTCCCCGCGGCCGACCACGCCCTGGTCACCGACGCGGACGTCGCCGACCTCAAGCGCCGGATCCTCGACTCGGGTCTCTCCGTCTCCCAGCTGGCCACCACCGCGTGGGCGTCGGCCGCGAGCTTCCGCGGCACGGACAAGAGGGGCGGCGCGAACGGCGCCCGGATCCGGCTCGCGCCGCAGAAGGACTGGGAGGCCAACGCCCTTCCCGAGGTGACCGAGACGGTGACGGCCCTCGACCGGATCGGGCGGGAGTTCAACGACGGCCAGTCCGGCGGGGTGCGGATCTCGCTGGCCGACATGATCGTCCTGGGTGGCTGCGCGGCCGTCGAACAGGCCGCGAAGAGCGCGGGTCACGACATCACCGTCCCGTTCTCGCCGGGGCGGACGGATGCTTCTCAGGAGCAGACCGACGTCGAGTCGTTCGCCGTGCTGGAGCCGAGGGCGGACGGTTTCCGCAACTACCTCCGGGCGGGCGAGAAGCTGTCACCGGAGACCCTTCTCCTCGACCGCGCCAACCTGTTGACGCTGACGGCCCCCGAGATGACGGTCCTCGTCGGCGGCATGCGGGCGTTGAACACAGGCTTCCGCACGTCACGGCACGGGGTGTTCACGGACCGGCCGGAGGTTCTCACCAACGACTTCTTCGTGAACCTGCTCGACATGGGCACGGAGTGGAAGCCGTCGACGGCCACCGAGAACGTCTACGAGGGGCGGAGCCGCGCCACGGGCGAGGTCCTGTGGACGGCGACCGCCGCCGACCTCGTCTTCGGCTCGAACTCCCAGCTCCGCGCGCTGGCGGAGGTCTACGGCTCCCGGGACGCGGGCGAGAAGTTCGTCCGTGACTTCGCGGCGGCGTGGACCAAGGTGATGGACCTGGACCGGTTCGACCTCGCCTGA
- a CDS encoding mucoidy inhibitor MuiA family protein: protein MPSSRVPAAPVPVTPAPVTAVTCLEDRAHIERAVRLDLADGVQRLRLGPVSALAVDRTLHAELTSGHPATVLDVRLVRGWEPRAPRRPAADDSALRHRAHALDEERRALEQQCDRLRTRLDVLGRLAADVLRDIAEGAGSGEAEGPRWIRELDRVDAEREAYGERLRTAEARLSALTAELDEVLEALHTTEEEPAELVAHVELTVEATAAGPVGVRLSHLVPCALWRPAYRAVLDGGGVSLETDAMVWQRTGEDWTDVRLTLSTARSALATEPPSLGEDRLTLKERTAAERRTVDVELREEDISDLGPVPVLGLPGVDDGGEARVLHSPTPVSVPSDGRAHRVPLSVFRASADSEYACSPEVSPLVTQVVRFDNLSGHVLLAGPVDLIRGGGFGGRGTLGFTTPGAPVELAFGSRDDHRVVRETEETRDTTGLTQRTVVTRTVRLHVSRFSAPGESDDRVVVLRERIPVSEVSAVEVRLRKEACSPAPDAVDAEGIARWDVTLPPGGRRTVTLVYELSASSKVAGL, encoded by the coding sequence ATGCCGTCGTCCCGCGTGCCCGCGGCCCCCGTGCCCGTCACGCCCGCCCCCGTCACCGCCGTCACCTGTCTGGAGGACCGCGCCCACATCGAGCGCGCCGTCCGGCTGGACCTGGCGGACGGCGTCCAGCGGCTGCGGCTCGGGCCGGTCAGCGCGCTGGCCGTCGACCGTACCCTTCATGCCGAGTTGACCTCCGGCCACCCGGCCACCGTGCTCGACGTACGTCTCGTCCGCGGCTGGGAGCCACGCGCTCCGCGGAGGCCGGCCGCCGACGACTCCGCGCTGCGCCACCGCGCCCACGCCCTCGACGAGGAGCGGCGGGCCCTGGAGCAGCAGTGTGACCGGCTCCGGACCCGGCTCGACGTGCTCGGCCGCCTCGCCGCCGATGTCCTGCGCGACATCGCCGAAGGAGCCGGCTCCGGTGAGGCCGAGGGACCGCGCTGGATCCGCGAACTGGACCGGGTGGACGCCGAGCGCGAGGCGTACGGCGAGCGGCTCCGTACCGCCGAGGCCCGGTTGTCCGCGCTGACCGCGGAACTCGACGAGGTCCTGGAGGCCCTGCACACCACCGAGGAGGAGCCCGCCGAGCTGGTGGCCCATGTCGAGCTGACGGTGGAGGCGACGGCGGCCGGGCCGGTCGGGGTGCGGCTGAGCCATCTCGTCCCGTGCGCGCTCTGGCGGCCCGCCTACCGGGCCGTGCTCGACGGCGGCGGCGTGTCCCTGGAGACCGACGCGATGGTCTGGCAGCGCACGGGCGAGGACTGGACGGACGTCCGGCTCACGTTGTCGACCGCCAGGTCTGCGCTGGCCACCGAACCGCCGTCGCTGGGCGAGGACCGGCTGACGCTCAAGGAGCGCACTGCGGCGGAGCGGCGCACGGTCGACGTCGAGCTGCGCGAGGAGGACATCAGCGACCTGGGGCCGGTCCCGGTCCTCGGGCTGCCCGGCGTGGACGACGGCGGCGAGGCGCGCGTGCTGCACTCCCCCACGCCGGTCTCGGTACCCTCGGACGGCCGGGCGCACCGGGTGCCGCTCTCCGTCTTCCGGGCGTCGGCCGACAGCGAGTACGCCTGCTCCCCCGAGGTGTCTCCGCTGGTCACCCAGGTGGTCCGGTTCGACAATCTGTCCGGTCACGTGCTGCTCGCCGGACCTGTCGATCTGATCCGCGGCGGTGGCTTCGGCGGCCGGGGCACTCTCGGGTTCACCACCCCCGGCGCCCCGGTCGAACTCGCCTTCGGCAGCCGCGACGACCACCGGGTGGTCCGGGAGACGGAGGAGACCCGGGACACCACCGGGCTCACGCAGCGGACGGTGGTCACCCGCACGGTCCGGCTGCACGTGTCCCGGTTCTCGGCTCCCGGTGAGTCGGACGACCGGGTGGTCGTGCTCCGGGAGCGGATCCCGGTCTCGGAGGTCTCGGCCGTGGAGGTACGGCTCCGCAAGGAGGCCTGTTCCCCCGCGCCCGACGCGGTCGACGCCGAGGGCATCGCCCGGTGGGACGTCACGCTGCCGCCCGGAGGACGGCGCACGGTCACGCTGGTCTACGAACTGTCGGCGAGTTCCAAGGTCGCGGGGCTCTGA
- a CDS encoding S8 family peptidase, protein MTTGHRPAQTFTPATPAPGLTWGLRGRGPDDVPVEADHPPEPPEGGLLGGTGRGVRVCVVDSGVERDHPMVGPVARSWRVFKDDDGVHVEETDEGDACGHGTACAGIIRRTAPDCELSSVRVLGERFSGSGDILLEGIRWAVRQRFDVVNLSLSTSRDRFVEELRRLADEAYFQQTVIVASAHNTHVESFPWRFSSVISVGSHQEDDPDLHLYNPDPPVEFFAPGQRVQVAWLGGTSIRTSGNSFATPFVAGLCARILSSRPRLTPFQLKNALYLSAANVRVHGSR, encoded by the coding sequence ATGACCACCGGCCACCGACCGGCCCAGACCTTCACCCCCGCCACGCCCGCTCCCGGACTCACCTGGGGTCTCCGGGGGCGCGGTCCCGACGACGTACCCGTGGAGGCCGACCATCCGCCGGAGCCGCCCGAGGGCGGGCTGCTCGGCGGGACCGGGCGGGGCGTGCGCGTCTGCGTCGTCGACTCCGGGGTCGAACGGGACCACCCCATGGTCGGCCCCGTCGCCCGGTCCTGGCGCGTCTTCAAGGACGACGACGGCGTCCACGTCGAGGAGACCGACGAGGGCGACGCCTGCGGTCACGGCACCGCCTGTGCCGGGATCATCCGCCGGACCGCCCCGGACTGCGAGCTGTCCAGCGTCCGGGTGCTCGGCGAACGGTTCTCCGGCAGCGGCGACATCCTCCTCGAAGGGATCCGGTGGGCCGTCCGCCAGCGCTTCGACGTCGTGAACCTCAGCCTCTCGACCAGCCGGGACCGCTTCGTGGAGGAACTGCGCCGGCTCGCCGACGAGGCGTACTTCCAGCAGACCGTGATCGTCGCCTCCGCGCACAACACCCATGTGGAGAGCTTCCCCTGGCGTTTCTCCTCGGTGATCTCGGTCGGCAGCCACCAGGAGGACGACCCGGACCTGCACCTCTACAACCCCGACCCGCCGGTGGAGTTCTTCGCCCCCGGCCAGCGGGTGCAGGTGGCCTGGCTGGGCGGTACGTCGATCCGTACGTCCGGCAACAGCTTCGCCACCCCGTTCGTCGCCGGGCTCTGCGCGCGGATCCTGTCGAGCCGCCCGCGGCTGACGCCGTTCCAGCTGAAGAACGCCCTGTACCTGTCCGCCGCCAACGTCCGTGTCCACGGCAGCCGGTAA
- a CDS encoding GAF domain-containing protein, translating to MAQTIAPAVPSAPRPDPAMAELLQSVVDTARAIFGAEASSILLLEAAADELVFEAVSGQGQEFLVGRRFPAGRGIAGWVAASGEPMVVDDLHDSTSFDRDVARSTGFVPNALMAAPLVHGDRVLGVLEVLDPSPQARSSLSELDLLSLFARQAAVALHVLTTHAPRGAEPVAPEDPARAELLRLLGEARRLLEE from the coding sequence ATGGCTCAGACGATCGCCCCCGCCGTCCCCTCCGCACCCCGGCCCGACCCGGCCATGGCGGAACTTCTGCAGTCGGTCGTGGACACCGCCCGCGCCATCTTCGGCGCCGAGGCGAGCTCCATCCTGCTCCTGGAGGCGGCAGCGGACGAGCTCGTCTTCGAGGCCGTCTCCGGACAGGGACAGGAGTTCCTGGTCGGCCGCCGCTTCCCGGCCGGCCGGGGGATCGCCGGCTGGGTCGCCGCCTCGGGCGAGCCGATGGTCGTCGACGACCTCCACGACAGCACGTCCTTCGACCGGGACGTCGCCCGTTCCACCGGCTTCGTGCCGAACGCCCTGATGGCCGCGCCGCTCGTGCACGGGGACCGCGTCCTCGGCGTGCTGGAGGTCCTCGATCCGTCTCCGCAGGCCCGGTCCAGCCTGTCCGAGCTCGACCTGCTGAGCCTGTTCGCCCGGCAGGCCGCCGTCGCCCTGCACGTCCTCACCACCCACGCACCGCGCGGGGCGGAGCCCGTCGCCCCCGAGGACCCGGCGCGGGCCGAACTCCTGCGCCTTCTCGGCGAGGCCCGTCGACTCCTGGAGGAGTGA